One Phocaeicola dorei genomic region harbors:
- a CDS encoding RagB/SusD family nutrient uptake outer membrane protein yields MKNHKYMLAMLLSSSLLVGCQGDFLNLPSETSLSTAVYYKSQSDFEQAINGAYAPLRDLYNGTYGAWAMGEMRSDNTTYKYNPNDRGTIEAEFVKNFLDDATNGVPRSKYVIDYRIISRVNHLLEPIDAVSFDQKIKDNIKGQAYFLRALAYFDLVQYFGSVPIHLKPAKTQADTSQPLASVEDVYKQIIADAGQAVSLLPSKADQEPGRATKGAANTLLGNVYIVQKRWAEAEQVLKEVTGYELMPRYADVFELANKNGPESIFEIQFKDGNEGLHSSFFYTFLVQPITAEETTAITGIPEVARTIEGYNIPTPDIMEAYEPGDVRKDVSVGFVTAHGISYPYIKKYCHAHTQSGKTGDNWPVYRYAEVLLFIAEALNEQGKTEEALVYLNRVRSRALLPVSSASTQSDVREAIIKERRVELAFENKRWLDLVRTGSAEQVMKSYGERVKANPSAYYFPEGFSVAPTAFTDIRILFPLPASEAALSPYF; encoded by the coding sequence ATGAAGAATCATAAATATATGTTGGCGATGTTGCTGTCATCTAGCCTATTGGTAGGATGTCAGGGCGATTTCTTGAATTTACCATCTGAGACATCTTTGAGTACTGCTGTTTATTACAAATCACAAAGTGACTTTGAGCAGGCAATCAATGGTGCTTATGCTCCTTTACGCGATTTGTATAACGGGACGTATGGAGCATGGGCGATGGGCGAAATGCGCAGTGATAATACCACTTATAAATATAACCCCAATGACCGGGGAACGATAGAGGCTGAGTTCGTGAAAAACTTTTTGGACGATGCGACGAATGGAGTGCCACGTTCCAAATACGTGATTGACTATCGTATTATTTCACGGGTTAATCATCTGTTGGAACCGATAGATGCCGTCAGTTTTGATCAGAAGATAAAAGATAATATTAAAGGTCAGGCCTACTTTCTTCGGGCATTGGCTTATTTCGATCTTGTACAGTATTTCGGTAGTGTACCCATACACTTGAAACCGGCCAAGACACAAGCTGATACTTCACAGCCATTGGCAAGTGTGGAAGATGTGTATAAACAGATCATTGCAGATGCCGGACAGGCCGTTTCTCTTTTGCCATCCAAAGCGGATCAAGAGCCTGGTAGGGCAACGAAGGGAGCGGCAAACACTCTTTTGGGTAATGTATATATAGTGCAGAAACGATGGGCGGAAGCCGAACAGGTATTAAAAGAAGTAACGGGTTATGAGTTGATGCCACGCTATGCGGATGTTTTTGAACTTGCTAATAAGAATGGTCCGGAATCCATTTTCGAGATTCAATTTAAGGATGGTAATGAAGGATTGCATAGCTCCTTCTTTTATACCTTCTTGGTGCAGCCGATAACAGCCGAAGAGACAACAGCTATTACGGGTATTCCTGAGGTAGCACGTACAATAGAAGGTTATAATATACCTACGCCTGATATTATGGAAGCTTATGAACCAGGAGATGTGCGTAAAGATGTTTCCGTGGGCTTTGTTACCGCCCATGGTATCTCTTATCCTTATATCAAGAAATATTGCCATGCTCATACACAAAGTGGGAAAACCGGTGATAACTGGCCGGTTTACCGCTATGCTGAGGTCTTGCTTTTTATTGCTGAAGCTTTGAATGAGCAAGGCAAGACGGAGGAGGCATTAGTATATTTGAATAGAGTAAGATCAAGAGCGTTGTTGCCTGTAAGCAGTGCTTCGACTCAATCAGATGTACGCGAGGCTATTATTAAGGAACGGCGTGTGGAACTAGCTTTTGAGAACAAACGTTGGCTTGACCTTGTACGTACCGGAAGTGCAGAACAGGTTATGAAATCTTATGGAGAGCGGGTAAAAGCTAATCCTTCGGCTTATTATTTTCCCGAGGGATTTTCGGTGGCTCCTACTGCTTTTACTGATATCCGTATTTTGTTTCCATTGCCCGCATCAGAGGCTGCGCTTAGCCCTTATTTTTAA